A single region of the Malus sylvestris chromosome 8, drMalSylv7.2, whole genome shotgun sequence genome encodes:
- the LOC126633342 gene encoding uncharacterized protein LOC126633342: protein MVDDDEVMGKSKATLKPKPSWFDDDDDYIGQNCGDEEEGIQEAIGEPMARLQLRKRRNYCEVCCEEVEDHKSHNCPYFVLVPKGARVGEHYDIVEQVSEHKGELNVDYEGRAILKYCDWCEDYRSH, encoded by the exons ATGGTCGATGATG ATGAAGTAATGGGCAAATCTAAAGCTACCCTCAAACCAAAACCAAGTTGGttcgatgatgatgatgactaCATTGGCCAGAATTGTGGCG ATGAAGAGGAAGGTATACAAGAGGCGATTGGAGAACCAATGGCTCGACTCCAACTGCGAAAAAGGCGTAATTACTGTGAAGTTTGTTGTGAGGAAGTTGAGGACCACAAGAGTCACAATTGCCCATACTTTGTTTTGGTCCCAAAGGGCGCTCGTGTTGGGGAACACTATGATATAGTTGAGCAAGTTTCTGAGCACAAGGGTGAGCTTAACGTAGACTATGAAGGACGTGCTATTTTGAAGTACTGTGATTGGTGTGAGGATTACCGTAGCCACTGA